One segment of Anopheles stephensi strain Indian chromosome 3, UCI_ANSTEP_V1.0, whole genome shotgun sequence DNA contains the following:
- the LOC118514633 gene encoding rap guanine nucleotide exchange factor 6 isoform X3, which yields MTDRKLPISPSEQATANHSPLLHHHQQQHPAHGNHHHHQQQQQHLRRVAGEQQQHHGITITAGIGETLAAAGDGPVVAGGGGSGPVPTVGAPAPPPRGTSSLSSGHHLPAGAAVVALASVNSSTGSNSLGGGGGGGGGVIGSNHATGTTSTTATSNSTKHANMHRLKHTSSLTTSIYPELYDKGNRLSHSSDTSQADTMTSVTSSSLDSDEVDLSGLVESVVDSDEEDIAESIDSLSVRDTVRECLEKDPTDRTVEDIEILLEFTQKLKAFTNMTFAVRRALCSVMVFAVVEKAGTVVMNDGEELDSWSVLINGHVEIEHSTGEVEYLHYGDSFGIMPTMDKLYHRGVMRTKCDDCQFVCITQTDYYRIQHQGEDNIRKIEEEGQVVMVTELRNSTGENGSRKGYVVIRGTVERLMHQLVEDTTLTDPNYVEDFLLTFRTFIANPIDISKQLLKWFNVDSSSGAGEESGGSSDLVDGAAASISHHLSSSGPGDSVLCDRVTRVVLLWVNNHFTDFDTDPQMMEFLELFETALEKKNMHEQQQLLHVYAQHNARERNVTLARSSRDEDLNFQISGGPGGIFITRVEPKTKAYEAGLKRGDQILEVNGQSFEHVTCARALEILMGTTHLSITVKSNLWAFKGMLSNADGDSGKLKIDLKKGLRVDLLQSQKSLDLVDKVGGLLPTPQFLMPLPVRDIEYGRKDSGVSTPSSSSSMNNNKGGSFMTLGGKKRIQKALIKMNLLPKNSVFQDDNINNNNNNNNSSSNNSSSNSSNSANNGNSNNGSTYEGGSDRSSGISVNFSSQASSISTSSITTADSDETPPTSTYQSNPDLRENHCTPAKAQSTEAIIPAKMGTTYLEELRASDFPEHILKVYKSDQTCKYLLVHKETTAHEVVMLALQEFGIHDPSSNFSLCEVSVGDGGMIKQRRLPDQLQNLAERIGLSSRYYLKTNGITETLVPDDVAPELIRESAVHFLQLNANELAIQLTLQDFSIFRQIESTEYIDDLFNLKSRYGKPMLVRFAELVNREMFWVVTEVCSEHNMMRRCKIIKQFIKIARHCKECKNFNSLFAIISGLGHAAVSRLRQTWEKLPSKYQKLFNDLQDLMDPSRNMSKYRQLIQTELNAQQPVIPFYPVVKKDLTFIHLGNDTKIDSLINFEKLRMVSKEIRTLLHMCNSPYDILTMLEYKCQPPSSAMLALNQMSVPSGSGNLMLAPPAPPPPTSLPAAFMHSQTVKRRKKSTAAPNPKKMFEEAQMVRRVKAYLNNMKVITDEDELHRLSLECEAQGGTTPNTVQVRKRYPSPTLSTTSSTSSTSEGKKGALGLGMSSLSIGSASSGNSGAPKFGAASPQAVKKLLSLSEQTKTRPHQPRHPSAGSILPPPLNTIHHHHHQHHHGAISGHLNSTLSHFHHAHPATNYLPHHGGTGITISPSQSPAHCCVGPAGTGGGSTGSTNSASGVMGPPQYPPPSSAHAAGGYVSAAGANAGVHLAGMLPNPPNYSTTMSMYANGRPAVLASRILESSVDAPSQIPPPMELPPESSSFRSPPNYAQTAHRRIASNSSSSSTTIPPPYPAPHQNFGNSSRIISAVGISPIAPNFVAPAVNALSPMYTGNSGGGGGGVGPSVTSSGAPVCGNLPPAIPARLHETVAAGLVDSAPPPLPPPSIDLSVESSSVTVLSSAASVDVV from the exons ATGACCGATAGAAAATTGCCAATTAGCCCATCGGAACAGGCCACGGCCAACCACAGCCCGCTCctgcaccatcaccagcagcagcatcctgcaCACggcaatcatcatcaccatcagcagcagcagcaacacttgAGGCGTGTTGCAggagaacagcagcagcatcacggCATTACAATCACGGCCGGGATTGGCGAAACGCTTGCCGCTGCTGGTGACGGGCCGGTGGTCGCTGGAGGTGGCGGCAGTGGCCCAGTTCCGACGGTTGGGGCACCGGCACCACCTCCCCGTGGTACGTCCTCGTTGAGTTCTGGCCATCATCTTCCGGCCGGTGCCGCCGTCGTCGCGCTGGCGAGCGTCAACAGTAGCACCGGCAGCAACAGTctgggcggtggtggtggtggtggtggtggagtcATCGGCAGCAACCATGCAACCGGCACGACCAGCACGACggccaccagcaacagcaccaagcACGCGAACATGCATCGTCTGAAGCACACTAGCTCG CTAACCACCAGCATCTATCCAGAGCTTTATGACAAAGGCAATCGATTATCTCATTCAAGTGATACCAGCCAGGCTGACACCATGACTTCCGTAACGAGCTCCTCGCTAGACTCGGACGAGGTAGATCTCTCCGGTTTGGTGGAATCGGTCGTCGATTCCGACGAAGAGGACATTGCAGAGAGTATAGAT AGTTTAAGCGTCCGGGACACGGTTCGGGAATGTTTGGAAAAAGATCCCACCGACCGAACGGTGGAAGACATCGAGATATTGCTCGAGTTTACGCAAAAGCTGAAGGCATTCACCAACATGACGTTCGCGGTCCGGCGGGCGCTCTGCTCGGTGATGGTGTTTGCCGTGGTGGAGAAAGCCGGCACGGTCGTGATGAACGATGGCGAAGAGCTGGACTCTTGGAGTGTGCTGATCAATGGGCACGTGGAGATTGAGCATAGTACGGGCGAGGTGGAATATCTGCACTATGGGGACAGTTTCGGCATAATGCCAACGATGGACAAACTGTACCATCGGGGCGTTATGCGCACCAAGTGCGACGATTGTCAGTTTGTGTGCATCACGCAGACGGACTACTATCGAATACAGCACCAGGGCGAGGATAACATTCGGAAGATCGAGGAAGAAGGgcaggtggtgatggtgaccgAGTTGCGGAACAGTACGGGGGAGAATGGATCGCGCAAGGGCTATGTCGTTATCCGTGGTACGGTGGAGCGGTTGATGCATCAGCTGGTGGAGGACACCACCCTGACGGATCCGAACTATGTGGAAGACTTTCTGCTCACATTCCGCACATTTATCGCCAATCCGATCGATATCTCGAAGCAGCTGCTCAAGTGGTTCAACGTGGACAGTAGTAGCGGAGCGGGTGAGGAAAGTGGAGGATCGAGTGATCTCGTCGACGGAGCGGCAGCTTCAATCTCGCACCACCTATCATCGTCAGGGCCCGGGGACAGTGTGCTATGCGATCGGGTGACGCGCGTCGTACTGCTGTGGGTAAACAATCACTTCACGGACTTCGACACCGATCCACAGATGATGGAGTTTCTGGAACTGTTCGAAACGGCGCTGGAGAAAAAGAACAtgcacgagcagcagcaactgctgcatgtGTACGCGCAACATAACGCAAGGGAAAGAAACGTTACGCTAGCGCGCAGTTCTCGGGACGAGGATCTAAACTTCCAAATATCCGGCGGCCCTGGAGGTATCTTCATCACGCGAGTCGAGCCGAAAACGAAGGCGTACGAAGCGGGACTGAAACGCGGTGACCAGATACTGGAGGTGAATGGGCAGAGCTTCGAGCATGTGACCTGTGCCCGGGCGCTGGAAATTCTAATGGGCACAACGCATCTCAGCATTACCGTGAAAAGCAATCTGTGGGCTTTCAAGGGCATGCTGTCGAATGCGGACGGTGATTCGGGCAAGCTGAAGATCGATCTAAAGAAGGGCCTTCGGGTGGATCTGCTGCAGTCCCAAAAGTCGCTCGATCTGGTAGATAAGGTCGGTGGACTGTTGCCTACGCCACAGTTCCTGATGCCGCTGCCGGTGCGGGATATTGAGTACGGGCGAAAGGATTCGGGCGTATCGACACCGTCGTCTTCCTCGTCGATGAATAACAACAAGGGTGGCAGTTTCATGACGCTCGGTGGCAAGAAGCGCATCCAGAAGGCACTGATCAAGATGAACCTACTGCCAAAGAATAGCGTCTTCCAGGATGACAacattaacaacaacaacaacaacaacaacagcagcagcaacaacagcagcagcaacagcagtaacAGTGCGAACAatggcaacagcaacaatggAAGCACCTACGAGGGTGGAAGTGATCGATCGTCGGGGATCAGTGTGAACTTCTCCTCCCAGGCGTCCTCCATATCGACGTCCTCGATAACGACGGCGGACTCGGACGAAACGCCACCGACCTCCACCTACCAGAGCAATCCGGATCTGCGCGAAAACCACTGCACACCGGCCAAGGCTCAGTCGACGGAAGCGATCATCCCGGCAAAGATGGGCACCACGTACCTGGAGGAGTTGCGGGCAAGCGATTTCCCCGAGCACATTCTGAAGGTGTACAAGTCGGATCAGACCTGCAAGTACCTGCTGGTGCACAAGGAAACGACGGCCCACGAGGTGGTGATGTTGGCGCTGCAAGAGTTCGGTATTCACGATCCGAGCTCGAACTTCTCGCTGTGTGAGGTAAGCGTCGGCGACGGTGGCATGATCAAGCAGCGCCGCTTGCCGGATCAGCTCCAGAATCTGGCCGAACGGATTGGGCTCAGTTCGAGGTATTATCTGAAAACGAACGGCATCACGGAAACGCTCGTGCCGGACGATGTGGCGCCGGAACTGATCCGCGAGAGTGCGGTGCACTTTTTGCAGCTAAACGCGAACGAGCTGGCGATACAGCTGACGCTGCAGGACTTTAGCATCTTCCGGCAGATCGAATCGACCGAGTACATTGACGATCTGTTCAATCTGAAGAGTCGGTACGGGAAGCCGATGCTGGTGCGGTTCGCGGAGCTGGTTAATCGCGAGATGTTCTGGGTGGTGACGGAAGTTTGCAGCGAGCACAACATGATGCGGCGGTGCAAGATTATCAAGCAGTTCATCAAGATTGCGCGGCACTGCAAGGAGTGCAAGAACTTCAACAGCTTGTTTGCGATCATCAGCGGTTTGGGGCATGCGGCCGTTAGCCGGCTGAGACAGACGTGGGAAAAGTTGCCGTCAAAGTATCAGAAGCTGTTCAATGATCTGCAGGACCTGATGGATCCGTCGCGCAATATGTCAAAGTACCGGCAGCTGATACAGACGGAGCTGAACGCACAGCAGCCCGTCATACCGTTCTATCCGGTGGTGAAGAAGGATCTTACCTTCATCCATCTAGGGAATGATACGAAGATTGACAGTTTGATCAACTTCGAGAAGCTGCGCATGGTGTCGAAGGAGATCCGGACGCTGCTGCACATGTGCAACTCGCCGTACGACATACTGACGATGCTGGAGTACAAATGCCAGCCGCCCAGTTCGGCCATGCTGGCGCTCAACCAAATGTCGGTCCCGTCGGGCAGTGGCAATCTGATGCTGGCGCCGCCCGCTCCACCCCCACCAACTTCGCTGCCGGCCGCCTTCATGCACAGTCAGACGGTGAAGCGAAGGAAGAAATCGACCGCCGCCCCGAACCCGAAGAAAATGTTCGAAGAAGCGCAGATGGTGCGACGGGTGAAGGCGTACCTGAACAACATGAAGGTTATTACGGACGAGGACGAACTGCATCGGTTGTCGCTGGAGTGTGAGGCACAGGGCGGCACCACACCGAACACGGTGCAGGTCCGCAAACGCTACCCATCGCCAACGCTTTCCACGACGTCCAGCACCAGCTCGACCAGCGAAGGCAAGAAGGGAGCGCTTGGGTTGGGCATGAGCAGCTTATCGATCGGAAGCGCTAGCAGCGGCAACAGTGGAGCCCCGAAGTTCGGAGCCGCATCGCCGCAGGCCGTCAAAAAGCTACTCTCGCTCTCGGAGCAGACGAAAACGCGTCCTCACCAACCGAGACATCCGTCGGCCGGATCGATCCTACCGCCACCGCTAAACACcatccaccatcaccaccatcagcaccatcacGGTGCAATCTCGGGACATCTGAACAGTACGCTCTCTCACTTCCACCATGCCCATCCGGCCACGAACTATCTGCCGCACCACGGTGGGACGGGCATCACCATCAGTCCCTCGCAATCGCCGGCACACTGCTGCGTGGGACCTGCCGGAACCGGCGGCGGAAGCACCGGTTCGACCAACAGTGCCAGTGGTGTGATGGGACCTCCGCAATATCCACCACCGTCGTCGGCACACGCGGCCGGCGGCTATGTGTCTGCGGCCGGTGCAAATGCGGGTGTGCATTTGGCGGGCATGTTGCCGAATCCACCGAACTACAGCACCACCATGTCGATGTATGCGAACGGGCGGCCGGCGGTACTGGCCAGCCGGATACTGGAGAGTTCTGTCGATGCACCTAGTCAAATACCACCACCGATGGAACTGCCGCCGGAGAGTAGCTCCTTCCGAAGTCCACCGAACTATG CTCAAACGGCACATCGAAGAAttgccagcaacagcagcagcagcagtacaacCATTCCACCGCCCTACCCAGCTCCTCACCAAAACTTTGGTAACTCGTCCCGCATAATCTCCGCCGTCGGGATCTCACCGATCGCGCCCAACTTTGTTGCGCCGGCCGTCAATGCGCTCTCGCCCATGTACACCGGCAacagtggtggtggaggaggtggTGTGGGTCCATCAGTAACTTCCTCCGGAGCGCCGGTGTGTGGCAACTTACCGCCAGCAATACCGGCACGACTGCACGAAACCGTTGCCGCTGGATTGGTCGATTCGGCGCCACCACCGTTGCCGCCGCCAAGTATAGACCTGTCGGTCGAGAGCAGTTCCGTGACCGTGCTAAGCAGTGCCGCTTCCG